The window TGTGGGACCATATTTTACAATTATCCCCTAAGGAAATGTCACCATATCCCTCTACTCTCAAAGCTCCTCTTACGGTAATCATTTTACCGGTGTGCTTACAATTTCTTAAGCGAAATTTCCCATTCAGCACACGCAATATTCCATTAAAAATATCCTTGAAGACGATCATCAAGACTCGAAATTTTTCTGGAAAACTTCTGGTTTCTCTACCGTAAATTTCTTGACTTAATTGAGATAATTTTTCCGAAATCTTGCGCTGAACCATTCCTTTTGTAAATATTTAATGAATATAGAAGTGAAATTTTTAATTTCAAAAAAAAGGATAAACTAAAATTTTTATTACATTTATTTTAAAAATAAGATAAAAACGATCAATTATTTTACGTAAAACATTAAATGCCTTTGATATATAAATAAATGAAATTCATATTTAAAAAAGTACAACACCTATTTTTATTCCAATCCATTGCAGTAATATTTTTTTTTATTTCAGGGGGGAATTTATATGCACAGCAGGAAAATGATATTGAGAAATATATCAATTTAACAGAACCACTTAAAGATCAATTACCTAATTTGGATAGCTTAATAAAAATAGCTATTGCCAATCACCCCACAGTAAAAGTCAACGAGGCATTAATCGGATCAGCAGAGGCCAGAATAAAAATGGCCAAAAAATCATGGTCCAACTTAATTCGAGTATATTCTGATTATTCTTATGGTAATCAAGCAATTTTATACACCTCCGGAACAGATTTATCCAATGTAGCCAATGGTTACAGAGTAGGTGCAAGCTTAAGTATACCACTTTCTGAGGTATTTCTAAAGGAAGACAGAGTGAAGCTTCAAAAACAAGAATTAGAAGCGACTTACTACAAGACTAAAGAAATGGAATTGACAATTTCCAACCAAGTAATCGAAGAATACAATAGTGCACTACTTGGACAAAAGCTAATGCTTATCAGACTAGAAATGCAGGAAAAAGCTAGAACCAACCTACAGCAAATGGAAATGGAATTTAACTTGGGTAACTTAGAAGCAACTTCATTCTTAAGAAACCAGGAAATTTATACCATTGCACAATCGGAATATGAAAATGCAAGAAAAAACTTTTTCGTAGCCATTCAAAAATTAGAAATTCTATTAGGAGAATCGCTCGCCAACTTTATTAATTAATATGACAATAAAACAAATCATAAGGCTTCTTTGGAAAAACAAATTTTGGATTTTTTTAACACCTTTATTTGTAGCTGTTGGCGTATTCTTTCTTACCCAAAACCTCCCGAGAGAATACGAAAGTTCTACCCTTATTTTTACTAATCCTACATCAGACAGGGGTGCCACTGATGGTGGCGTGGTAAGAATGGATTTTTACACGTCTAATAATCTTTTTGATAATTTAACATTAATAGTAAAATCCAGAACTACTATACAAGAAGCCTCTTTAAAATTATTGGCCAAGCACATGGCCCTTCCCGCACAAGACGATGAGATACTGTGTGCAGAGGCTTACCTTGACTTAAAAACACATATCCCCTCCCCTCTATGGGAAGAACTAGCTGTAGTTAATGATGAAGAGAATACGCTGAATAATATCATTGATAACTTGCTAAATGATGAAAACTCTCCAATTGAATATTTATTAAGAGAACACGAGTATTATTCCATCAATAAAATACTTGGTCGATTATCAGTTTCCCGGAAATTTTCAAGTGACATGATGGAGGTAAAATACAGCTCCAATGATGCAGGTATTTGCTACTACACCCTAAAATACATTGCTGAGTCCTTTATGAATGGTTACTCAAAAATGAAGGAGCTGGAAAATATTAATACCATTGCTTACTTCCAAAACCAGCTATCCATTGCGCAAGCCAAACTAAGGGACGCTGAAGAAAATTTAAAGGGGTTTATGGCCGATAATCGAATATTAAACTATTACGAACAAGGGAAATACCTCGATATTGCAAAATTGGAGCATGA of the Cyclobacterium marinum DSM 745 genome contains:
- a CDS encoding TolC family protein, with translation MKFIFKKVQHLFLFQSIAVIFFFISGGNLYAQQENDIEKYINLTEPLKDQLPNLDSLIKIAIANHPTVKVNEALIGSAEARIKMAKKSWSNLIRVYSDYSYGNQAILYTSGTDLSNVANGYRVGASLSIPLSEVFLKEDRVKLQKQELEATYYKTKEMELTISNQVIEEYNSALLGQKLMLIRLEMQEKARTNLQQMEMEFNLGNLEATSFLRNQEIYTIAQSEYENARKNFFVAIQKLEILLGESLANFIN